Below is a genomic region from Campylobacter geochelonis.
TTTAGAAACCGAGGGCGTGAATTTAGAATTTAGCCAAGATGGCATAAAAGCTATAGCAAAATACTCAGCCAAAACAAATGAAAAAGTCGAAGATATCGGTGCAAGAAGGCTTCATACTGTGTTAGAACGCGTTCTTGAAGATATCAGTTATAGTGCAGATGAATTTAGTGGGCAAACCGTTGTGGTGGATGATAATTTGGTAAGTAAGAAGCTAAATAAGATAGTTAAAGATGAAGATCTTGCAAAATACATACTTTAAAGGATCTTTATGAAGAGTGGCTTTGTAAGTTTGATAGGTAGAACAAATGCTGGCAAAAGCTCACTTTTAAACTATCTTTTGGGTGAGAAAATTTCAATGGTTTCTCACAAGGTAAACGCAACTAGGCGAAAGATAAACGGTATCGTGATGAAAGATGAAAACCAAATCATCTTTGTCGATACTCCGGGTCTTCACGATAGCAATAAGATGATAAATAAGCTTATGATAGATGTAGCTATAAAATCTATCGGCGATGCGGATATGGTTTTGTTTTTAGCTAGTATTCATGATGATTTGAGCGATTATGAGAAATTTTTACAAATAAAAAATTTACCACCACACATAGTTTTGCTTACAAAAACAGATGAAGCTAGCAATGAAAAAATAGCTAAAAAATTAACACAATACCAACAATTTCAAGATAAATTCAGAGCTATAATGCCAGTTAATATCAAAAAAAATATATACAAAGCACAAATTTTAAATGAAATTTGCAAATACCTGCCAGAGCATGAGTACTACTACGATCCGCAGCTTTTAAGCTCAACGAATACAAAAGATATCTATAGGGATTTTATCTTAGAAGCTATTTTTGATAGCGTGAGTAGTGAAATTCCATATTCAAGTGATGTTGTTATAAATAAAGTAATAGAAAATGAAAATTTAATTTCTATTTACGCTGATATTATAACAGATACACAATCCCACAAAAAAATTTTAATAGGAAAAAACGGCGATACAGTCAAAAGAATAGGGATAAAGTCAAAAAAGTTAATTTCAGCTTTTTCTAAGGTAAAAATCTTTATAAATATTAAGATTATTATTAAAAAAGATTGGAATTCTAACGAAAATGTCGCAAAAAAGCATTTTATCTATTGACTTTTTTTCAAAATTGCTTTAAACTATGGCTAGTAAATCGATTTTAAATAGAAATGAGTTATTATGGCAAAAAACAAAGATACTATTTCTATTGTGACCATCAATAGAACAACCGAAAATGCTTTTGTCTTAAAAGGTAATGAGATTTCAAATTATGAACTTACTAAGAGTAGTAAGTCAAATGAATTCTATATAACTTATATACCTTATAAAGACATTGTTACTACGACGGTGGAGATTAGTAGGACTACACCAGAAGAAGAGATAAATGATGCTATAGTCATTAAAACCTATGAGGACTTGGGCTTAGATGCGGCTGATGATTATAAGATAACTTATAATGAGTCGCCAACTGGAAGCAATGATAGTAAATTTTACAATGTTTTTGTTGTAAATAATGCTATTTTAAATGGCGAACTTAGTTCGATAGCAAGCTTAACGCACTATATAGATTATGTTGCTCAAGCTCCGTTTTTGATGTCTGCTCTTTATAAGAGAAATATTCTTGTATCAGATGGAGTTGACTGTTTTATATATTTGCAAAAAGATGATGCCTTTTTGGTTGTTTATCAAAATGGTGAATATTTTGAGTCTAGATCTTTACGATATAACTTAAAGTATCTATGTGATAAATTCTCAGAAGCAACTGGAAATAAGATAGATGAACAAAGCTTTTATAAAATGTTATCAACAGAGGGTATAAATTTAGAAAACCCTATCGAAAGAGATCATCTAATACAACTTTTTGATGATATATTTTTCTATTTGGGCGATATTATAAATAGTATAAATAAAATTCATGGATTAAATATACAAAATATATATTTTAGTAGTGATATCGGACATATAATTGGAGTTGAAGCTTTTAT
It encodes:
- the era gene encoding GTPase Era — translated: MKSGFVSLIGRTNAGKSSLLNYLLGEKISMVSHKVNATRRKINGIVMKDENQIIFVDTPGLHDSNKMINKLMIDVAIKSIGDADMVLFLASIHDDLSDYEKFLQIKNLPPHIVLLTKTDEASNEKIAKKLTQYQQFQDKFRAIMPVNIKKNIYKAQILNEICKYLPEHEYYYDPQLLSSTNTKDIYRDFILEAIFDSVSSEIPYSSDVVINKVIENENLISIYADIITDTQSHKKILIGKNGDTVKRIGIKSKKLISAFSKVKIFINIKIIIKKDWNSNENVAKKHFIY